TCGGCTGGCCGCACTTGACGGTCTTCACCGTGTATTCGATGGCGCCGTCGCGGGCGGGCTGGTTCAGGGCGACCGACGGGCCCTTGTCGTCCCGGTTCTCGTCGGCCGCGGTCGGCGTGTCCGACGAGCCGCTGACGCTGCTCCAGACAACGGCGCCGATCACGCCGAAGACGAGGCAGACCGCGACGAGCGCGCCGACGACGATCAGCGCGGTCTTGCGCCCGGACGACTTCCCCGGCGCCCCCGGCTGCCCATACGCCGGCTGCCCAAGTCCGGACTGCGCGCTCCCCGGCTGCCCGTAGCCGGGCTGAGCACTCCCAGGCTGCCCGTAGCCGGGCTGAGCACTCCCCGGCTGCCCGTAGCCGGGCTGAGCACTCCCCGGCTGCCCGTAGCCGGGCTGAGCACTCCCAGGCTGCCCGTAGCCGGGCTGAGCACTCCCCGGCTGCCCGTAGCCGGGCTGAGCACTCCCCGGCTGCCCGTAGTCGGCCTGGGCGCTCCCGGGCTGCCCGTAGGCCGCCTGCCCGATTCCGGGCTGCCCCTGCCCCGGCTGCCCGTAGGCGGGCTGGGCCATTCCCGGCTGCCCCTGCCCCGGCTGCCCGTAGGCGGGCTGGGCCATTCCCGGCTGCCCCTGGTCCGGCTGTCCGTAGCCGGGCTGTCCCTGGCCCGGCTGCCCCTGCGCGGGCTGTCCCTGGCCCGGCTGCCCCTGCGCGGGCTGTCCCTGGCCCGGCTGCCCGAATCCCGGCTGCCCCTGCCCCGACTGCCCCTGCGCGGGCTGTCCCTGGCCCGGCTGCCCGAATCCCGGCTGCCCCTGCCCCGACTGCCCCTGCGCGGGCTGTCCCTGGCTCGGCTGTCCGTAAACGGGCTGCTCCTGGCCGGGCCGGCCGTAGGACGGCTGCGCAGGCCCCGGCTGCGCGTGTTCGCCCGGCGCGTAGCCGGGCTGGGCGTTTCCGGGCTGGTGGGATCCGGGCGGGGAGTACGACGGTGCCGACCCCGGCGGTCCGTAAGCCGGGGCCGCCCCGGGCGGCCCGGGTGGGCCGGACGATGGGCTCGGAGCGGGATCGTGAGGGGACGTCATGAACCGGGACGCTACCGTCCGGCTCACCACACCTGACCCTCCAACCCCACGATTCACAGCTCCACCGCCGACGGCGCCCGGCGGGCAGCCCGAGAGGAGCGGGATGACCGCTCGCCATCACGTCACCGTCCACCTCGACGGCCCGGCCGCGCAGGCGATCGACGCGCTCCGGGCGGTCTGGGATCCGGTGATGCGGGGAATCGCCCCCGCACACGTCACGGTCGTCTATCCGGAAGAGACCGTCGACACACCGCTGCTGCTGGAACGGCTGCGCCGAGTGGCGGCGGTGACGGCCCCGATCCCGCTGGCGATCGGACGGA
The genomic region above belongs to Cryptosporangium aurantiacum and contains:
- a CDS encoding DUF4352 domain-containing protein, with protein sequence MTSPHDPAPSPSSGPPGPPGAAPAYGPPGSAPSYSPPGSHQPGNAQPGYAPGEHAQPGPAQPSYGRPGQEQPVYGQPSQGQPAQGQSGQGQPGFGQPGQGQPAQGQSGQGQPGFGQPGQGQPAQGQPGQGQPAQGQPGQGQPGYGQPDQGQPGMAQPAYGQPGQGQPGMAQPAYGQPGQGQPGIGQAAYGQPGSAQADYGQPGSAQPGYGQPGSAQPGYGQPGSAQPGYGQPGSAQPGYGQPGSAQPGYGQPGSAQPGYGQPGSAQSGLGQPAYGQPGAPGKSSGRKTALIVVGALVAVCLVFGVIGAVVWSSVSGSSDTPTAADENRDDKGPSVALNQPARDGAIEYTVKTVKCGQPTVDAGGGLVSTAKGQFCLVTIGVKNVSSEVQQYEASLQKAYNAAGDEYETNVEATVRANDQMLFFTDLNPGDSGDMVVVWDIPKDQAIAKIRLFDGSLGTDGVLVTVS